In Archangium violaceum, the following are encoded in one genomic region:
- a CDS encoding diacylglycerol/lipid kinase family protein, giving the protein MLVQPLRSVDPRQIPSVTGAPEHKVAVLLNANARKVDARVVKSLSHVVPEQDLFLSRSELDCRRIVQTVLERNYPMVFTGGGDGTFLGFANEMFRQLDARGRFAGKRAPRFGVLKLGTGNGLATYVNAGGGQDGILQDVVRARAGQVPGHRRMDLLMVDGQRTPFAGLGVDGKLLNDYIWVKSNLGRGFFKKMLSGPGGYFSAVAFKTVPHYLTNSTFVDCEVINGQAGEAYRVGPDGTPVGAPIAPGERIFKGELMMAAAATMPFYGYGFRMFPFAGERRGMMQLRLGQLQAANILANLPKLWAGRWFPEGLQDFYASEVHIRFAKPMPFQVGGDAAGYREEVKLSVAPDPVELLDFHGAVH; this is encoded by the coding sequence ATGCTGGTACAGCCACTTCGGTCCGTGGATCCGCGCCAGATTCCGTCCGTCACCGGTGCGCCCGAGCACAAGGTCGCGGTGCTGCTCAACGCCAATGCCCGCAAGGTCGACGCACGGGTGGTGAAGTCGCTCTCACATGTGGTGCCGGAGCAGGACCTGTTCCTGTCGCGCTCGGAGCTGGACTGCCGGCGCATCGTGCAGACGGTGTTGGAGCGCAACTACCCGATGGTGTTCACGGGAGGCGGAGACGGCACGTTCCTGGGCTTCGCCAACGAGATGTTCCGCCAGTTGGATGCGCGAGGCCGCTTCGCGGGCAAGCGAGCGCCGCGCTTCGGAGTGCTGAAGCTGGGCACGGGCAACGGCCTGGCCACGTACGTGAATGCGGGAGGAGGCCAGGACGGCATCCTGCAGGACGTGGTGAGGGCGCGAGCGGGCCAGGTGCCGGGCCACCGGCGGATGGACCTGCTGATGGTGGACGGCCAGCGCACGCCGTTCGCGGGGCTGGGCGTGGATGGGAAGCTGCTCAACGACTACATCTGGGTGAAGAGCAACCTGGGCCGCGGCTTCTTCAAGAAGATGCTGTCGGGGCCGGGAGGCTACTTCTCGGCGGTGGCGTTCAAGACGGTGCCGCACTACCTGACGAACTCGACGTTCGTGGATTGCGAGGTCATCAACGGCCAGGCGGGAGAGGCGTACCGGGTGGGGCCGGATGGCACTCCGGTGGGAGCGCCGATCGCACCGGGAGAGCGGATCTTCAAGGGCGAGCTGATGATGGCGGCGGCGGCGACGATGCCCTTCTACGGGTATGGCTTCCGGATGTTCCCCTTCGCGGGGGAGCGGCGGGGGATGATGCAGCTGCGGCTGGGCCAGTTGCAGGCGGCGAACATCCTGGCGAACCTGCCGAAGCTGTGGGCGGGCCGCTGGTTCCCGGAAGGCCTGCAGGACTTCTACGCGAGCGAGGTGCACATCCGCTTCGCGAAGCCGATGCCGTTCCAGGTGGGAGGGGACGCGGCGGGCTACCGAGAGGAAGTGAAGCTGAGCGTGGCGCCGGATCCGGTGGAGCTGCTGGACTTCC